One window of the Chiroxiphia lanceolata isolate bChiLan1 chromosome 30, bChiLan1.pri, whole genome shotgun sequence genome contains the following:
- the CNPY2 gene encoding protein canopy homolog 2 translates to MRGRIPAVLCLTVALASLVPAAGARRSQDLHCGACRALVDELEWEISQVDPRKTIQMGSFRINPDGSQSVVEVPYARSEAHLTELLERVCEKMKEYGEKTDQATHRKSYVRVISHDGTKMNLSGVKFDGDVTSSLKFACESIAEEYEDELIEFLSHEAENVKDRLCSKRTDLCDHALHIPHDEL, encoded by the exons ATGAGGGGCCGGATCCCGGCCGTGCTCTGCCTGACCGTGGCCTTGGCATCGCTGGTGCCCGCGGCCGGAGCCCGCCGGAGCCAGGACCTGCACTGCGGag CGTGCCGGGCACTGGTGGATGAGCTGGAGTGGGAGATCTCCCAGGTGGACCCCAGGAAAACCATCCAGATGGGCTCGTTCCGCATCAACCCCGACGGCAGCCAGTCGGTCGTGGAG GTGCCGTACGCGCGCTCGGAGGCGCATCTGACGGAGCTGCTGGAGCGGGTGTGCGAGAAGATGAAGGAGTACGGGGAGAAAACGGACCAGGCCACGCACAGGAAGAGCTACGTGCGGGTGATCTCCCACGACGGCACCAAGATGAACCTCTCTGGGGTCAAGTTCGACGGGGACGTGACTTCCAGCCTGAAGTTCGCG TGCGAGAGCATCGCTGAGGAATACGAGGATGAGCTCATTGAGTTTCTCTCCCACGAGGCTGAAAACGTCAAGGATCGGCTCTGCAGCAAAAGGACGG ACCTGTGTGACCACGCGCTCCACATCCCACACGACGAGCTGTGA